In Tachypleus tridentatus isolate NWPU-2018 chromosome 7, ASM421037v1, whole genome shotgun sequence, a genomic segment contains:
- the LOC143256102 gene encoding phosphatidylinositol N-acetylglucosaminyltransferase subunit A-like isoform X6, which translates to MLGLIIVERNKIIKTGKWLKRSRLGDILYGLLPSAFGNLQPVHTAHIIFDASFTTQHFYTRESHRGTWPFSLESVFHANTMGIKTVFTDHSLFGFADASAIITNKLLQMALTLCNHVICVSHVGKENTVLRAKVRPSLVSVIPNAVDTTIFTPDPSKRNPDKVTIVVISRLVYRKGVDFLAGVIPILCKNYPQVNFLIGGEGSKRIVLEEVRERHQLQDRVTMLGFVDHSKVRDVLVCGDIFLNASLTEAFCMSIVEAAACGFLSSLQVVSTKVGGVPEVLPPDLVWLTEPSVAGLVAGLNQAIHDQKVGKVVPPWVAHQKIKEAYQWKDIASRTEVVYNRIIQDPVHSLGTKLSWYRQIGAVGGLFFALLLVAEHLLFLLSQWFKPEEDIDKAADGTKKFQSHRSVHSKR; encoded by the exons GTTTACTACCTTCCGCTTTTGGTAATCTACAACCAGTGCACACTGCCCACATTATTTTCGACGCTTCCTTTACTACGCAACATTTTTATACGAGAGAAAGTCACCGTGGTACATGGCCATTCT CCTTGGAGTCAGTATTTCATGCCAACACTATGGGAATCAAAACTGTGTTCACCGATCACTCGTTGTTTGGGTTTGCTGATGCCAGTGCTATAATTACCAATAAACTACTTCAGATGGCCTTGACTCTGTGTAATCATGTTATCTGTGTGTCACATGTTGG aAAGGAGAATACAGTGTTGAGAGCTAAGGTGAGACCATCATTAGTGTCTGTTATTCCTAACGCAGTTGACACAACTATATTTACTCCTGATCCTAGCAAGAGAAACCCAGATAAAG TGACCATTGTGGTTATCAGTAGGCTTGTGTACCGAAAAGGAGTGGATTTTCTAGCAGGGGTTATACCTATTTTGTGTAAAAACTATCCACAAGTTAATTTCCTCATAG GAGGAGAAGGGTCTAAAAGGATAGTGTTAGAAGAGGTGCGAGAACGCCACCAGCTTCAAGATCGTGTTACAATGTTAGGTTTTGTTGATCACAGTAAAGTGAGAGAT GTTTTGGTTTGTGGGGACATCTTTTTGAATGCTTCATTGACAGAAGCTTTCTGTATGTCTATAGTTGAAGCTGCAGCATGTGG tttcttgtCTAGTTTGCAGGTTGTAAGTACTAAAGTGGGGGGAGTACCTGAGGTTTTACCACCAGACCTGGTGTGGTTGACAGAACCTAGTGTAGCTG gTCTCGTGGCAGGTCTTAATCAAGCCATACATGATCAAAAAGTTGGAAAAGTTGTACCTCCATGGGTCGCTCATCAGAAAATTAAAGAAGCATACCAGTGGAAGGATATTGCATCTCGTACTGAAGTAGTGTACAACAGAATCATACAAGACCCTGTGCACAGTCTTGGTACTAAACTTAGCTG GTATCGACAAATTGGTGCAGTTGGAGGACTTTTTTTTGCTCTACTTCTTGTAGCggaacatttattgtttttgttatctcAGTGGTTTAAACCAGAAGAG GATATTGACAAAGCTGCAGATGGTACAAAGAAGTTCCAGTCTCATAGATCAGTACATAGTAAGAGATGA
- the LOC143256102 gene encoding phosphatidylinositol N-acetylglucosaminyltransferase subunit A-like isoform X8 has protein sequence MVYYLPLLVIYNQCTLPTLFSTLPLLRNIFIREKVTVVHGHSAFSALALESVFHANTMGIKTVFTDHSLFGFADASAIITNKLLQMALTLCNHVICVSHVGKENTVLRAKVRPSLVSVIPNAVDTTIFTPDPSKRNPDKVTIVVISRLVYRKGVDFLAGVIPILCKNYPQVNFLIGGEGSKRIVLEEVRERHQLQDRVTMLGFVDHSKVRDVLVCGDIFLNASLTEAFCMSIVEAAACGFLSSLQVVSTKVGGVPEVLPPDLVWLTEPSVAGLVAGLNQAIHDQKVGKVVPPWVAHQKIKEAYQWKDIASRTEVVYNRIIQDPVHSLGTKLSWYRQIGAVGGLFFALLLVAEHLLFLLSQWFKPEEDIDKAADGTKKFQSHRSVHSKR, from the exons GTTTACTACCTTCCGCTTTTGGTAATCTACAACCAGTGCACACTGCCCACATTATTTTCGACGCTTCCTTTACTACGCAACATTTTTATACGAGAGAAAGTCACCGTGGTACATGGCCATTCT GCTTTTTCTGCCCTAGCCTTGGAGTCAGTATTTCATGCCAACACTATGGGAATCAAAACTGTGTTCACCGATCACTCGTTGTTTGGGTTTGCTGATGCCAGTGCTATAATTACCAATAAACTACTTCAGATGGCCTTGACTCTGTGTAATCATGTTATCTGTGTGTCACATGTTGG aAAGGAGAATACAGTGTTGAGAGCTAAGGTGAGACCATCATTAGTGTCTGTTATTCCTAACGCAGTTGACACAACTATATTTACTCCTGATCCTAGCAAGAGAAACCCAGATAAAG TGACCATTGTGGTTATCAGTAGGCTTGTGTACCGAAAAGGAGTGGATTTTCTAGCAGGGGTTATACCTATTTTGTGTAAAAACTATCCACAAGTTAATTTCCTCATAG GAGGAGAAGGGTCTAAAAGGATAGTGTTAGAAGAGGTGCGAGAACGCCACCAGCTTCAAGATCGTGTTACAATGTTAGGTTTTGTTGATCACAGTAAAGTGAGAGAT GTTTTGGTTTGTGGGGACATCTTTTTGAATGCTTCATTGACAGAAGCTTTCTGTATGTCTATAGTTGAAGCTGCAGCATGTGG tttcttgtCTAGTTTGCAGGTTGTAAGTACTAAAGTGGGGGGAGTACCTGAGGTTTTACCACCAGACCTGGTGTGGTTGACAGAACCTAGTGTAGCTG gTCTCGTGGCAGGTCTTAATCAAGCCATACATGATCAAAAAGTTGGAAAAGTTGTACCTCCATGGGTCGCTCATCAGAAAATTAAAGAAGCATACCAGTGGAAGGATATTGCATCTCGTACTGAAGTAGTGTACAACAGAATCATACAAGACCCTGTGCACAGTCTTGGTACTAAACTTAGCTG GTATCGACAAATTGGTGCAGTTGGAGGACTTTTTTTTGCTCTACTTCTTGTAGCggaacatttattgtttttgttatctcAGTGGTTTAAACCAGAAGAG GATATTGACAAAGCTGCAGATGGTACAAAGAAGTTCCAGTCTCATAGATCAGTACATAGTAAGAGATGA
- the LOC143256102 gene encoding phosphatidylinositol N-acetylglucosaminyltransferase subunit A-like isoform X7, whose product MLGLIIVEVYYLPLLVIYNQCTLPTLFSTLPLLRNIFIREKVTVVHGHSAFSALALESVFHANTMGIKTVFTDHSLFGFADASAIITNKLLQMALTLCNHVICVSHVGKENTVLRAKVRPSLVSVIPNAVDTTIFTPDPSKRNPDKVTIVVISRLVYRKGVDFLAGVIPILCKNYPQVNFLIGGEGSKRIVLEEVRERHQLQDRVTMLGFVDHSKVRDVLVCGDIFLNASLTEAFCMSIVEAAACGFLSSLQVVSTKVGGVPEVLPPDLVWLTEPSVAGLVAGLNQAIHDQKVGKVVPPWVAHQKIKEAYQWKDIASRTEVVYNRIIQDPVHSLGTKLSWYRQIGAVGGLFFALLLVAEHLLFLLSQWFKPEEDIDKAADGTKKFQSHRSVHSKR is encoded by the exons GTTTACTACCTTCCGCTTTTGGTAATCTACAACCAGTGCACACTGCCCACATTATTTTCGACGCTTCCTTTACTACGCAACATTTTTATACGAGAGAAAGTCACCGTGGTACATGGCCATTCT GCTTTTTCTGCCCTAGCCTTGGAGTCAGTATTTCATGCCAACACTATGGGAATCAAAACTGTGTTCACCGATCACTCGTTGTTTGGGTTTGCTGATGCCAGTGCTATAATTACCAATAAACTACTTCAGATGGCCTTGACTCTGTGTAATCATGTTATCTGTGTGTCACATGTTGG aAAGGAGAATACAGTGTTGAGAGCTAAGGTGAGACCATCATTAGTGTCTGTTATTCCTAACGCAGTTGACACAACTATATTTACTCCTGATCCTAGCAAGAGAAACCCAGATAAAG TGACCATTGTGGTTATCAGTAGGCTTGTGTACCGAAAAGGAGTGGATTTTCTAGCAGGGGTTATACCTATTTTGTGTAAAAACTATCCACAAGTTAATTTCCTCATAG GAGGAGAAGGGTCTAAAAGGATAGTGTTAGAAGAGGTGCGAGAACGCCACCAGCTTCAAGATCGTGTTACAATGTTAGGTTTTGTTGATCACAGTAAAGTGAGAGAT GTTTTGGTTTGTGGGGACATCTTTTTGAATGCTTCATTGACAGAAGCTTTCTGTATGTCTATAGTTGAAGCTGCAGCATGTGG tttcttgtCTAGTTTGCAGGTTGTAAGTACTAAAGTGGGGGGAGTACCTGAGGTTTTACCACCAGACCTGGTGTGGTTGACAGAACCTAGTGTAGCTG gTCTCGTGGCAGGTCTTAATCAAGCCATACATGATCAAAAAGTTGGAAAAGTTGTACCTCCATGGGTCGCTCATCAGAAAATTAAAGAAGCATACCAGTGGAAGGATATTGCATCTCGTACTGAAGTAGTGTACAACAGAATCATACAAGACCCTGTGCACAGTCTTGGTACTAAACTTAGCTG GTATCGACAAATTGGTGCAGTTGGAGGACTTTTTTTTGCTCTACTTCTTGTAGCggaacatttattgtttttgttatctcAGTGGTTTAAACCAGAAGAG GATATTGACAAAGCTGCAGATGGTACAAAGAAGTTCCAGTCTCATAGATCAGTACATAGTAAGAGATGA